The Castanea sativa cultivar Marrone di Chiusa Pesio chromosome 11, ASM4071231v1 genome contains a region encoding:
- the LOC142616482 gene encoding uncharacterized protein LOC142616482, whose translation MGGTYDESEVALIATIAWAIWGNRNEVRNGGKKKSGCELVQWTSRYLKEYYATLERPATDLEVQVMRWSPPPPDRYKINVVGAVFKAQKAAGVGVLIRDCRGQVIAALSKKINAPLRPVEFEAKAVEAGVQFVREIGIQDFIIEGDSLTVFNALCGNTSPPSSVATVVSGIKVLSGYSSRVNFHVHRQCNRPAHLLAKYAVGIVDFVAWLEENSCFIEQYLHHDVSCLN comes from the coding sequence ATGGGAGGAACCTATGATGAGTCAGAGGTGGCTTTGATTGCAACAATTGCATGGGCAATATGGGGTAACAGAAATGAGGTGCGTAATGGGGGTAAGAAGAAATCGGGATGTGAATTGGTGCAGTGGACTTCTCGCTACCTCAAGGAGTATTATGCAACACTTGAGCGACCAGCCACAGATCTAGAGGTTCAAGTAATGAGGTGGTCACCTCCACCGCCGGACAGATATAAAATTAATGTGGTTGGAGCGGTCTTCAAGGCCCAGAAAGCAGCAGGAGTAGGTGTCTTAATTCGGGACTGCCGTGGTCAGGTAATAGCAGCGTTGAGCAAGAAGATTAATGCACCTTTGAGGCCCGTGGAATTTGAAGCAAAGGCTGTCGAAGCAGGAGTTCAGTTCGTAAGAGAAATTGGTATCCAGGATTTTATCATTGAAGGGGATTCCTTGACAGTTTTTAACGCCCTTTGTGGTAACACCTCACCTCCCTCTTCAGTGGCAACTGTGGTATCAGGGATTAAGGTCCTGAGTGGCTACTCAAGCAGGGTGAATTTTCACGTCCATAGACAATGTAATAGACCAGCGCATCTGTTAGCAAAATATGCGGTTGGTATTGTTGATTTTGTAGCTTGGTTGGAAGAGAACTCTTGCTTTATTGAGCAATATCTTCACCATGATGTATCGTGTTTGAATTGA
- the LOC142616483 gene encoding uncharacterized protein LOC142616483, with product MEQETKEFSLLLASEFGSTEVAGQPRQIEGYWIYRSTFYTFTWLYQRRDGTQIRGRLDRALATIELTNRFPMAKLYRLTSSASDHSSLLLRFTNKARNKRTRMMFRFESMWLKDPRWDAVVLEAWKEGLTSTSDYPLVSCLEKCRVRLEAWNNTEFGHVGKKIAALQEHLEWLELQPASPSNIQDMKNTRMELNGWHEKEDAMWYQRSRINWYQDGDRDTQFFHAKASARHKKNQIEGLLDLNGC from the exons ATGGAGCAGGAAACTAAAGAGTTCAGCTTGCTACTGGCTTCGGAATTTGGATCGACGGAGGTTGCTGGGCAGCCCCGCCAG ATTGAAGGATATTGGATTTATAGATCCACGTTTTACACTTTTACGTGGCTGTACCAGAGAAGGGATGGGACTCAAATACGTGGAAGGCTTGATCGAGCTTTGGCCACGATTGAATTGACAAACCGGTTTCCAATGGCTAAATTGTATCGCCTTACCTCCTCGGCATCAGACCATTCGTCATTGCTACTTAGATTCACCAATAAAGCAAGGAATAAAAGAACGAGAATGATGTTTAGATTCGAATCAATGTGGCTAAAGGACCCGAGGTGGGACGCAGTGGTGTTGGAGGCATGGAAAGAGGGGCTGACCTCTACTTCGGATTACCCATTAGTATCATGCTTAGAAAAATGTAGAGTGAGGCTTGAGGCATGGAATAATACCGAATTTGGGCATGTTGGAAAGAAAATAGCTGCACTTCAAGAACACTTGGAATGGTTGGAACTACAACCAGCATCTCCAAGTAATATCCAGGATATGAAGAACACAAGGATGGAGCTGAATGGGTGGCATGAGAAAGAGGATGCTATGTGGTATCAAAGATCAAGGATTAATTGGTACCAAGACGGGGATAGAGATACTCAATTTTTCCATGCAAAAGCATCTGCTAGACATAAGAAAAATCAGATCGAGGGGCTGCTAGACTTAAATGGATGCTGA